Proteins co-encoded in one Sulfuricaulis limicola genomic window:
- a CDS encoding oligosaccharide flippase family protein has protein sequence MTKPKRPTGIARNAAANWLAFLFVAAVSFFLSPIIVRNLGNSAYGVWSLLVSVVGYLGLLDFGVRGAVTRYVAHHHAVGDSEGSSSIVSAGMVLFLFLGFIAVLLSGVVAYFLPVLFNVPDTLVGDSRLVLVVGGLTVATTLVGAVFGGIVTGLERFDVSSGTEIVVTAIRSVAIVLALNAGYGLVALGCIHLASSVLYGVAARIAVHRLYPELKLRFHGDLRPHIRTIFSYSMFLSVIHVMGIVAYYSDALVIAAFLPVSAVTYYAIAGNLCDYAYKVAGSLSKMMTPRVSAMTSMGSGNVSDEIVNTARIATLATAPIAATFWFRGESFINLWMGTDYGPAAGEVLRVLAFVVWLGGARFVASASIMGVNRHRTLIPALVFEAIVNLALSIALVGAFGIVGVAIGTLIPSVLVTLLYIPFCLSRATGVPAGVFYRRAWLLPTLAVLPFALVNIFLERVLPASNLAFFFLQIILTLPLVVVGAIVSCLTPAEKTQVGSMMKRAYSALR, from the coding sequence GTGACCAAGCCAAAACGTCCCACAGGAATAGCCAGGAATGCCGCCGCGAACTGGTTGGCATTTCTTTTTGTCGCGGCTGTCAGTTTTTTCCTGTCGCCGATCATCGTCCGTAATCTCGGAAACTCCGCTTACGGCGTCTGGTCGCTGCTCGTATCCGTGGTCGGTTATCTCGGGCTCCTGGACTTCGGGGTCCGGGGGGCGGTGACCCGCTACGTCGCGCACCATCATGCGGTCGGGGACAGTGAGGGCAGTTCATCGATCGTCTCCGCCGGAATGGTGCTGTTTTTGTTCCTGGGTTTCATCGCGGTACTGCTGTCGGGTGTTGTCGCTTACTTTTTGCCCGTACTGTTCAATGTTCCTGATACGCTTGTCGGCGACTCCCGGCTTGTCCTTGTTGTCGGCGGGCTGACGGTTGCCACCACGCTGGTGGGCGCGGTATTCGGCGGCATCGTGACGGGACTTGAAAGATTCGACGTCAGCAGCGGGACCGAGATCGTTGTCACGGCAATCCGGTCCGTCGCGATCGTGCTTGCGCTGAATGCGGGATACGGCCTTGTCGCGCTGGGCTGCATTCATCTGGCGTCATCGGTGCTGTACGGCGTGGCCGCCAGGATTGCCGTCCACAGGTTGTATCCGGAATTGAAGCTCCGATTCCATGGCGACTTGCGACCGCATATCCGGACGATTTTCTCGTACAGCATGTTTCTGAGCGTGATTCATGTCATGGGTATCGTGGCCTATTACAGCGATGCCCTGGTCATCGCCGCGTTCCTCCCGGTCAGTGCAGTGACCTATTACGCCATTGCCGGCAACTTGTGCGATTACGCCTACAAGGTGGCCGGGTCGCTGTCAAAGATGATGACCCCCCGGGTAAGCGCCATGACGTCGATGGGCAGCGGGAACGTGAGTGATGAAATCGTGAACACCGCCCGGATCGCGACCCTGGCGACAGCACCCATCGCCGCCACTTTCTGGTTTCGCGGCGAATCATTCATCAATCTCTGGATGGGCACCGACTACGGTCCGGCCGCCGGCGAGGTTCTCCGGGTGCTCGCATTCGTCGTCTGGCTGGGAGGGGCGCGTTTCGTGGCCAGCGCCTCGATTATGGGGGTGAACAGACACCGCACGCTGATTCCCGCCCTGGTATTTGAGGCCATAGTCAATCTGGCGCTGAGCATCGCGCTTGTTGGAGCATTCGGGATAGTGGGGGTTGCCATCGGAACGCTGATTCCGAGCGTGCTGGTGACCTTGTTGTACATTCCATTTTGTCTTTCGAGAGCGACCGGAGTTCCAGCAGGCGTATTTTATCGTCGTGCGTGGTTGTTGCCGACGCTGGCGGTCCTGCCTTTCGCGCTGGTAAATATTTTCCTGGAGCGTGTTCTTCCCGCCTCGAACCTGGCATTTTTCTTCCTGCAAATAATATTGACGTTACCGCTGGTGGTGGTTGGCGCAATAGTTTCGTGTCTCACCCCTGCGGAAAAGACCCAGGTCGGCTCAATGATGAAACGGGCCTATTCCGCTCTCCGATGA
- a CDS encoding polysaccharide pyruvyl transferase family protein — MCARHAADGHRAGDGAVSKAGVIRVGLFGPYHSNNLGDTATQMAVMANLKRRHTGIEFIGICFDPPDAARTHGISAFQMSGTEWRIHEPPSVAFEPDKAGASANASSLPRWLPYKVYRLVNPLRQSWNILCFAGKIDALLISGGGQLCDFWGGPWARPFELLAWTAACRLRRKRVVVFATAADNLTTRIGRVMCFLAMRLSHYTVYRDEYTVQAARAAGLSQPGHACPDAAFSLPLPPLAPPPPARRVPVVLACPISKSAWLRTIDATYESYLDEFVDTCAQLMADGIIVQLSNSQVKMDTPVAQKVAERLRQRLAGDPALCERVQVTPTRTVNEFVALASQADVVLASRLHGVILSLVAGTPVVGIAYIRKVSQVMADANLSGHCLELHGSSAQRLTAMVHAALDNQAALRDHISAINLKFRAALEREYEAVVRVLADAPGG, encoded by the coding sequence ATGTGTGCCCGCCATGCGGCCGACGGACACCGCGCCGGAGACGGCGCGGTGAGCAAGGCGGGCGTGATTCGTGTCGGGCTGTTCGGGCCTTACCACAGCAACAACCTCGGTGACACCGCCACCCAGATGGCGGTGATGGCAAACCTCAAACGGCGCCATACCGGCATCGAATTCATCGGCATTTGTTTCGATCCGCCGGACGCGGCGCGGACGCACGGCATCTCCGCGTTCCAGATGTCGGGCACCGAATGGCGCATCCACGAGCCACCCTCTGTCGCCTTCGAACCGGACAAAGCCGGCGCGAGCGCCAACGCATCATCCTTGCCGCGCTGGCTGCCGTACAAGGTCTACCGGTTGGTGAATCCCCTCCGTCAGAGCTGGAACATCCTGTGCTTTGCCGGAAAAATTGATGCGTTGCTGATCTCGGGCGGCGGCCAGCTATGCGACTTCTGGGGCGGACCCTGGGCGCGGCCGTTCGAACTGCTTGCCTGGACCGCCGCTTGCCGGTTGCGTCGCAAACGGGTGGTCGTGTTTGCCACGGCGGCCGACAACCTGACGACGCGCATCGGCCGCGTCATGTGCTTCCTCGCCATGCGTCTGTCGCATTACACGGTCTATCGCGACGAGTACACCGTGCAGGCGGCGCGCGCGGCGGGCCTGTCACAACCGGGTCACGCCTGCCCGGATGCCGCCTTCAGTTTGCCGCTGCCGCCGCTCGCACCGCCGCCACCGGCGAGGCGCGTTCCGGTGGTGCTGGCCTGTCCGATTTCCAAATCGGCGTGGTTGCGCACCATCGACGCCACCTACGAAAGCTATCTCGACGAATTCGTCGACACCTGTGCGCAGCTGATGGCGGACGGTATTATCGTCCAACTTTCCAACTCACAGGTGAAGATGGACACCCCGGTGGCGCAGAAAGTCGCCGAACGCCTGCGGCAGCGACTGGCAGGGGACCCGGCCCTGTGCGAGCGGGTACAGGTCACGCCTACACGCACGGTCAACGAATTCGTTGCCCTGGCAAGCCAGGCCGACGTGGTGCTGGCGTCGCGGCTGCATGGCGTCATCCTGTCGCTGGTGGCCGGTACGCCGGTCGTGGGTATCGCGTACATACGGAAAGTCTCGCAGGTCATGGCCGATGCGAATCTGAGCGGGCACTGCCTGGAGCTGCACGGCAGCTCGGCGCAGCGGCTGACCGCCATGGTCCATGCCGCGCTCGACAATCAGGCAGCCCTGCGCGATCACATCAGCGCGATCAACCTGAAATTCAGGGCGGCGCTCGAACGCGAGTACGAGGCGGTCGTGCGGGTCCTGGCAGATGCGCCGGGCGGCTAG
- a CDS encoding glycosyltransferase family 2 protein, whose product MPPEVSIGMPVYNGARFLRATLDNLLAQTFSDFELIISDNASTDETETICRAYAEKDRRIRYIRQPENMGATFNWNYVAQMATGRFLKWSSSNDLCDPTLIEKCVAALQADASAVLAYPRTILMDDNGVQQGKYEKDLEILEPTPSERFGRVATGMALNNAMCGLIRLEVLRKTRGERAYPAGDMVMMAELALHGGFKLVPEYLFFRRVDQASTAKFLSKEKLAHFIKPKGGGMGMPNWRKYGDYYRSLVRTPIGMRERLRAMLAVTRWMIWERRTLLAEFAELFGIGR is encoded by the coding sequence ATGCCGCCTGAAGTCAGCATCGGCATGCCGGTCTACAACGGCGCGCGTTTCCTGCGGGCGACGCTGGACAACCTGCTGGCCCAGACATTTTCCGACTTTGAACTCATCATCTCGGATAACGCCTCCACGGACGAGACCGAAACGATCTGCCGGGCCTATGCCGAGAAGGACAGGCGCATCCGGTATATTCGCCAGCCCGAGAACATGGGCGCCACGTTCAACTGGAATTATGTCGCTCAAATGGCGACCGGCCGGTTTCTCAAATGGTCATCCTCCAATGATCTGTGCGATCCCACGCTGATCGAGAAGTGTGTGGCCGCCTTGCAGGCCGATGCCAGTGCCGTGCTGGCGTATCCCCGGACCATTCTCATGGACGATAACGGCGTGCAGCAGGGAAAGTATGAAAAAGACCTGGAAATTCTCGAGCCGACCCCCAGCGAGCGATTCGGCCGCGTGGCGACCGGCATGGCGCTTAACAACGCCATGTGCGGATTGATCCGGCTGGAGGTACTGCGGAAAACACGCGGCGAACGCGCTTATCCCGCGGGGGACATGGTTATGATGGCGGAACTGGCGCTGCACGGCGGGTTCAAGCTGGTTCCGGAGTACCTGTTCTTCAGGCGCGTTGACCAGGCTTCCACCGCGAAGTTTCTGTCGAAAGAGAAGCTGGCGCATTTTATCAAGCCCAAAGGCGGCGGCATGGGCATGCCCAACTGGCGCAAGTATGGCGACTATTACCGGTCGCTCGTGCGCACGCCGATCGGAATGCGCGAGAGGTTGCGCGCCATGCTCGCGGTCACCCGCTGGATGATCTGGGAACGCCGGACACTGCTGGCGGAATTCGCCGAACTCTTCGGAATCGGCCGCTAG
- a CDS encoding dTDP-4-dehydrorhamnose 3,5-epimerase family protein, whose amino-acid sequence MIFHPISIAGAFLIDLEPHVDNRGSFARAFCLREFAARQIAFPLAQCNLARTTHAGVVRGLHYQEKPHNEQKLVRCINGAVFDALVDMRPDSPTYKTVYSVRLDPESRRALFIPGGVAHGYQTLADHTEFMYMTDQFYAPGVEKGVRFDDPSLAIAWPLPPRDVADRDRQWPLVPWA is encoded by the coding sequence GTGATTTTTCATCCCATATCCATTGCCGGCGCATTCCTGATCGACCTCGAGCCGCACGTCGACAACCGCGGCTCGTTTGCCCGGGCGTTCTGTCTGCGCGAGTTTGCCGCCCGCCAGATCGCCTTCCCCCTGGCGCAGTGCAATCTCGCGCGCACGACGCATGCCGGCGTGGTGCGTGGACTGCACTATCAGGAAAAACCGCATAACGAACAAAAGCTGGTGCGCTGCATCAACGGCGCGGTGTTCGATGCCCTGGTGGACATGCGGCCGGACTCGCCTACCTATAAAACCGTGTACTCGGTGCGCCTCGATCCGGAAAGCCGCCGGGCCCTGTTCATCCCGGGCGGCGTGGCGCATGGCTACCAGACTTTGGCCGATCATACCGAGTTCATGTACATGACCGACCAGTTTTACGCGCCCGGCGTGGAAAAGGGCGTGCGCTTCGACGATCCCTCGCTCGCGATCGCCTGGCCCTTGCCGCCGCGCGATGTGGCGGACCGGGACCGCCAGTGGCCGCTGGTTCCATGGGCCTGA
- the rfbG gene encoding CDP-glucose 4,6-dehydratase: MMNPEFWKGKSVFVTGHTGFKGSWLCLWLDRLGAKVTGYALPPPTNPSLFELARVAETMHSIIADVTNLPALQAAMAAAKPDIVIHMAAQSLVRYSYDNPVETFTTNVLGTVHVLDAVRRVPSVRAVVIVTSDKCYHNEEWVWGYRETSRLGGADPYSASKGCAELVVAGYQRSFFDPKANPGCAAVGSSRAGNVIGGGDWAADRLVPDIIRSLLKNQPTIIRSPQATRPWQHVLEPLHGYLMLAERLFTDGHAFASAWNFGPPEQSEKTVGWIIEQLYRLWGVTFDWKKDPNPGPPECTFLKLDASKARAYLGWRPKLDLITTLDSIVKWSRRFEAGDDMRKVSVAEIENFMTIVPNN; encoded by the coding sequence ATGATGAATCCCGAGTTTTGGAAGGGTAAGAGCGTGTTTGTCACGGGCCATACCGGCTTCAAGGGAAGCTGGTTGTGTCTGTGGCTGGATCGGCTGGGCGCCAAGGTCACCGGCTATGCGTTGCCGCCGCCAACCAACCCGAGCCTGTTCGAGCTGGCGCGCGTGGCGGAGACCATGCACTCGATTATCGCCGATGTGACGAACCTGCCGGCCTTGCAGGCGGCCATGGCCGCGGCGAAGCCGGATATCGTGATCCACATGGCCGCGCAATCGCTGGTGCGCTATTCATACGACAACCCGGTAGAGACGTTTACCACGAACGTATTGGGCACGGTCCACGTGCTGGACGCGGTCCGGCGCGTGCCTTCGGTGCGTGCCGTGGTAATCGTAACGTCCGACAAGTGCTATCACAACGAGGAATGGGTGTGGGGCTATCGTGAAACGTCGCGACTGGGCGGCGCCGACCCCTACAGCGCCAGCAAAGGCTGCGCAGAACTGGTGGTCGCCGGCTACCAGCGCTCGTTTTTCGATCCCAAAGCGAACCCGGGCTGCGCCGCGGTCGGCAGCAGCCGTGCGGGAAACGTCATCGGCGGCGGAGACTGGGCGGCCGACCGGCTGGTGCCGGACATCATCCGCTCGCTGCTGAAAAACCAGCCCACGATCATTCGCAGTCCGCAGGCAACGCGTCCGTGGCAGCACGTACTCGAACCGTTGCATGGTTATTTGATGCTCGCCGAACGGCTCTTTACGGATGGCCACGCGTTTGCGAGCGCGTGGAACTTCGGCCCCCCCGAGCAGAGCGAAAAGACGGTGGGCTGGATCATCGAACAGCTATACCGGCTGTGGGGCGTGACCTTCGACTGGAAAAAAGATCCCAACCCCGGTCCTCCCGAGTGCACCTTCCTCAAGCTCGATGCCTCCAAGGCGCGCGCCTATCTGGGTTGGCGCCCGAAGCTCGACCTGATCACCACGCTCGATTCGATCGTCAAATGGTCACGCCGCTTCGAGGCGGGCGACGACATGCGCAAGGTGAGCGTCGCCGAGATCGAAAACTTCATGACGATCGTCCCGAATAATTAA
- a CDS encoding glutamate-1-semialdehyde 2,1-aminomutase, translated as MKFDNSNRLRERANALIPGGAHTYAKGDDQFPEGMAPYIVRGRGSHVWDVDGNEFIEYGSGLRAVTLGHAFAPVVEAVRRQLEYGTNFIRPAAIELECAELFRELIPSAEMVKFCKNGSDATSGALKLARAYTGRDLVAVCANQPFFSVDDWFIGSSAMPGGIPAATRALTLKFNYNDLASLDALFDQYPGKIAAVILEAEKETPPAPGFFAGLRERCDRHGTVLILDEMITGFRWHKNGAQTLYGIRPDLSTFGKGLGNGFSVSALAGRRDLMRLGGSDHDRERVFLMSTTHGAETHGLAAAMATMRVYQSQPVIETLWQRGRQLAERLRKAAADAGVSEHIPILGQPCCLVFGSRDEKGSPSQPFRTLLLQEIIQRGTLASSLVVNYSHTEDDVDRTVVAFAEAFSIYRRALDQGIEKYLRGRPVKLAIRPYA; from the coding sequence ATGAAATTCGACAACTCCAACCGCCTGCGCGAACGGGCCAACGCCCTGATACCCGGCGGTGCGCACACCTACGCGAAGGGCGATGACCAGTTTCCGGAAGGCATGGCGCCCTATATCGTGCGCGGCCGGGGCTCGCATGTCTGGGACGTGGACGGCAACGAATTCATCGAATACGGCTCGGGATTGCGCGCGGTCACGCTGGGGCATGCATTCGCTCCGGTAGTGGAGGCGGTGCGCCGCCAGCTCGAGTACGGCACCAACTTTATCCGTCCGGCGGCTATCGAGCTTGAGTGCGCGGAGCTGTTTCGCGAGCTGATTCCGTCGGCTGAAATGGTCAAGTTCTGCAAGAACGGGTCCGATGCCACCTCCGGCGCGCTCAAGCTGGCGCGCGCCTATACCGGGCGCGATCTGGTTGCCGTGTGTGCGAACCAGCCGTTTTTTTCCGTGGATGACTGGTTTATCGGTTCCTCGGCCATGCCGGGCGGTATTCCCGCCGCCACGCGCGCGCTGACGCTAAAGTTCAACTACAACGATCTCGCCAGTCTCGATGCACTGTTCGATCAATACCCCGGCAAGATTGCCGCCGTGATCCTGGAGGCGGAAAAGGAAACACCGCCGGCGCCGGGTTTTTTCGCCGGGCTGCGCGAGCGCTGCGACCGCCACGGCACGGTGCTGATTCTCGATGAGATGATCACCGGTTTTCGCTGGCACAAGAACGGCGCGCAGACGCTTTACGGCATCCGGCCCGACCTGTCGACGTTTGGCAAGGGCCTGGGGAACGGTTTTTCCGTGTCGGCGCTGGCCGGCAGGCGCGACCTCATGCGTCTGGGCGGTTCCGATCACGACCGTGAGCGTGTGTTCCTGATGTCCACCACGCACGGCGCGGAGACGCATGGGCTGGCGGCGGCCATGGCGACAATGCGCGTGTACCAGTCGCAACCCGTGATTGAAACGCTGTGGCAGCGTGGCCGGCAACTGGCGGAGAGACTGCGCAAGGCGGCCGCCGATGCAGGCGTCTCTGAGCATATCCCCATTCTCGGACAACCCTGCTGCCTGGTGTTCGGCAGCCGCGATGAGAAAGGGAGTCCATCGCAACCGTTTCGCACCTTGTTGTTGCAGGAGATTATTCAGCGTGGCACCCTCGCCAGCTCGCTCGTGGTAAATTATTCGCATACGGAAGATGATGTTGACCGGACCGTTGTGGCCTTTGCAGAAGCGTTTTCGATTTATCGCCGGGCCCTCGATCAGGGTATTGAAAAATATCTCCGCGGGCGGCCCGTCAAACTCGCCATTCGTCCGTACGCATAA
- a CDS encoding PIG-L deacetylase family protein → MLDFLLNLPKGRAPRFLFIGAHCDDIEIGCGGTAIELLRAYPDAGVNWVVLSSGAARAREARQASQALLRGVRDAHVSIKDFRESVFPSQMLEIKQFFEEMKRTMSPDVVFAHYREDLHQDHRVVGELVWNTFRDHVILEYEIPKFDGGLGSPSVFVPVSRAAMKRKIALLMKVFRSQHGKTWFTPDTFQGLMRLRGIECNAPSGYAEAFYSRKLVLGGAARSRSR, encoded by the coding sequence ATGCTCGACTTTCTGCTCAACCTGCCGAAAGGACGCGCGCCGCGCTTCCTGTTCATCGGGGCCCATTGTGACGATATCGAGATCGGCTGCGGCGGCACGGCGATTGAGCTGCTCAGGGCGTATCCCGATGCCGGGGTGAATTGGGTGGTTTTGAGTTCCGGGGCGGCGCGCGCGCGCGAGGCGCGCCAGGCCTCGCAGGCGCTGTTGCGCGGCGTGCGCGACGCTCACGTGTCCATCAAGGATTTTCGCGAGTCCGTGTTCCCGTCACAGATGCTGGAAATCAAGCAGTTCTTCGAGGAAATGAAGCGGACGATGTCGCCGGACGTGGTGTTCGCGCATTACCGCGAGGATTTGCACCAGGATCATCGCGTGGTGGGCGAGCTGGTGTGGAACACGTTTCGCGATCATGTCATTCTGGAATATGAAATCCCCAAATTCGACGGGGGTCTCGGTTCACCGTCCGTGTTTGTGCCGGTGTCACGGGCCGCGATGAAGCGCAAGATTGCGTTGCTGATGAAGGTGTTTCGCAGTCAGCACGGCAAAACGTGGTTCACGCCGGACACCTTCCAGGGGCTGATGCGGCTGCGCGGGATCGAATGCAATGCGCCGAGCGGCTATGCCGAGGCGTTTTATTCGCGCAAGCTGGTTCTGGGCGGCGCGGCCAGGTCGCGCAGCCGGTAG
- a CDS encoding sugar phosphate nucleotidyltransferase gives MKVVLFCGGLGTRLREHSDTIPKPLVNIGNRPIMWHLMRYYAHFGHKDFILCLGYRGDMIREYFLNYNEWLTNNFVMSEGGRKIELEKSDIQDWRITFVDTGLHANIGQRLLRVREYLKGEEAFLANYADGLTDLPLDKHIADFQAKKAAASFIAVRTSQSFHCVHSDNGGVVTSFGQLAESEFWINAGFFCLRNDIFDYLEDGDELVEKPFQRLIERKLLAVYRYKGFWQQMDTFREKIAYDRMEARGNCPWMVWNKG, from the coding sequence ATGAAAGTGGTCTTGTTTTGCGGTGGTCTGGGCACGCGCCTGCGCGAGCACTCCGATACGATCCCGAAGCCGTTGGTGAACATCGGCAATCGGCCCATCATGTGGCACCTGATGCGCTACTACGCGCACTTTGGCCACAAGGATTTCATTCTGTGCCTCGGGTATCGCGGCGACATGATTCGCGAGTACTTCCTGAATTACAATGAATGGCTGACCAATAATTTCGTGATGTCGGAAGGCGGTCGCAAGATCGAACTCGAAAAGAGCGATATTCAGGACTGGCGCATCACGTTCGTGGACACCGGCTTGCACGCCAACATCGGCCAGCGGCTGCTGCGCGTGCGTGAATACCTGAAGGGCGAAGAAGCCTTTCTGGCCAACTATGCTGACGGCCTGACCGATCTGCCACTCGACAAGCACATCGCCGATTTCCAGGCCAAGAAAGCCGCCGCCAGCTTTATTGCCGTGCGCACCTCGCAGAGCTTCCACTGCGTGCATTCCGACAACGGTGGGGTGGTGACGAGTTTCGGCCAGCTGGCCGAATCGGAGTTCTGGATAAACGCCGGATTCTTCTGTTTGCGCAATGACATCTTCGATTATCTCGAAGACGGCGATGAACTGGTGGAAAAACCGTTTCAGCGCCTCATCGAACGCAAATTGCTGGCAGTCTATCGTTACAAGGGATTCTGGCAGCAAATGGACACTTTCAGGGAAAAAATTGCCTACGATCGCATGGAAGCACGCGGCAATTGTCCGTGGATGGTCTGGAACAAGGGCTGA
- a CDS encoding NAD(P)H-dependent oxidoreductase: MIIVDSVLAKRHDAGNPVRVAVIGGGYMARCVALQIVTAVRGMRLVAIANRTVSKAETAYRDAGVSEVRRIDSVAALEQAIARNQYAVTDDAMHVCRAGGVDAIIEATGHVEFGTQVSFEALRNGKHVVLMSAEVDASVGPILKTYADRSGVVFSYTDGDEPGVGMNLYRFLDSMGYKPVLMGQLKGMLDRYRNPDTQRDFAARHGQNPYVMASFADGSKLALEAAIMGNATGFVPKVRGMQGYPCAHVNDMLAKFTASDFAQEGQVEYALGAAPHTGAFVMCLNDHPEKRRLMAYLKMGDGPLYMFYTPYHLPPWQIAHSVARAVLFNDATITPRGAPVCDTIAYAKRDLKTGERLDGMGGFTCYGLVERYAICSRENYLPMAISLDCRLKRDVSKDQPLAYADVELPAGRICDRLRAEQAQRFPVTG, from the coding sequence ATGATTATTGTCGACTCGGTTCTGGCTAAACGGCATGACGCCGGTAATCCCGTGCGCGTCGCCGTCATTGGCGGCGGCTACATGGCGCGATGCGTCGCCCTGCAGATCGTGACCGCCGTGCGCGGAATGCGCCTGGTGGCAATCGCCAATCGTACCGTGAGCAAGGCCGAAACCGCCTACCGCGACGCGGGTGTCAGCGAGGTCAGGCGCATCGATTCGGTGGCGGCCCTGGAGCAGGCCATCGCGCGCAATCAGTATGCGGTCACGGACGACGCCATGCACGTCTGCCGTGCGGGCGGTGTGGATGCGATCATCGAGGCAACGGGGCATGTCGAGTTTGGCACGCAGGTGTCGTTTGAAGCGTTGCGCAACGGCAAGCATGTCGTGCTCATGAGCGCGGAGGTCGATGCCTCCGTCGGTCCGATTCTGAAAACATACGCCGACCGGTCGGGCGTCGTATTCAGTTACACCGACGGTGACGAGCCGGGCGTCGGCATGAATCTCTACCGGTTCCTGGACAGCATGGGCTACAAGCCGGTGCTCATGGGACAGCTCAAGGGGATGCTGGACCGTTACCGCAATCCCGACACGCAGCGCGACTTCGCCGCCAGGCACGGGCAAAACCCGTACGTCATGGCTTCGTTTGCCGATGGCTCCAAGCTGGCGCTGGAAGCGGCGATCATGGGCAACGCCACGGGTTTCGTCCCCAAAGTGCGCGGCATGCAGGGGTATCCGTGCGCGCACGTCAACGACATGCTGGCAAAATTCACGGCCAGTGACTTCGCCCAGGAAGGACAGGTGGAGTATGCCCTCGGCGCCGCTCCGCACACGGGCGCATTCGTCATGTGCCTGAACGACCATCCGGAGAAGCGCCGGCTGATGGCCTATCTCAAGATGGGTGACGGGCCGCTGTACATGTTTTATACGCCATACCATTTGCCGCCATGGCAGATCGCGCATTCGGTGGCACGCGCCGTATTGTTCAACGATGCCACGATCACGCCGCGTGGCGCGCCTGTGTGCGACACGATCGCCTATGCCAAGCGCGATCTGAAGACCGGTGAACGCCTGGATGGCATGGGCGGGTTCACGTGCTATGGACTGGTCGAGCGCTACGCGATCTGCAGCCGCGAGAATTACCTGCCGATGGCCATTTCACTGGACTGCCGTCTGAAACGCGACGTATCCAAGGACCAGCCTCTTGCCTATGCAGACGTCGAATTGCCGGCCGGGAGAATCTGCGACCGTTTGCGCGCCGAACAGGCGCAGCGCTTTCCCGTTACCGGCTAG